One Helianthus annuus cultivar XRQ/B chromosome 7, HanXRQr2.0-SUNRISE, whole genome shotgun sequence genomic region harbors:
- the LOC110867854 gene encoding putative F-box protein At3g10240: METLEEQSTDDRLAKLSVPIEIIEDILSRLPVESILRFRSVSKPWLSRISDPSFTKLHFTRSTRTALFISAYDDSTRQQHLLSAPRDGGPVSHLLTIDDVSQNDFRAAEHLNGLVLFTSVNSDSGYPCAYVVNPSTRKSLLLPHPDPYSHDIDETACYFFGFDESTNEHKVLMIRQFPKPARFEIRIFSMSTRSWRKIDAGPPIAFSISYGYICSVCVNSVIHLKFLDGLWCHILTFDLRTEVFSVINSPQGAPPYDGCFPHIIKANGCVGIAWRIIKNNQLRVWMLQDYENCVWVREIYTEPLAEVCFPYPQDFVDTDEIICRPSKLSENVMSVPVYNKKSRCFKSLHFTLGHLFPVSRNLRFYMVKSYDESMVPL, from the coding sequence ATGGAAACCCTAGAAGAACAATCGACAGATGATCGATTGGCGAAGCTTTCAGTCCCAATCGAAATCATCGAAGACATCCTCTCCAGACTCCCCGTCGAATCCATCCTCCGGTTCAGATCAGTCTCCAAACCATGGCTCTCCCGCATCTCCGATCCGTCATTCACCAAACTCCACTTCACTCGCTCCACCCGCACCGCCTTATTCATTTCCGCTTACGATGATTCCACTCGCCAACAACACCTTCTCTCCGCCCCCCGTGACGGTGGTCCCGTGTCTCATCTCCTCACAATCGACGACGTTTCTCAAAATGATTTCCGAGCGGCCGAACATTTGAACGGCTTAGTATTGTTTACTTCCGTCAATTCGGATTCCGGATACCCTTGCGCCTACGTTGTCAACCCTAGCACGCGTAAGTCCTTATTACTCCCTCATCCTGATCCTTACTCCCATGATATAGATGAGACTGCCTGTTACTTTTTCGGGTTTGATGAGTCTACAAACGAGCATAAGGTTCTCATGATCAGGCAATTTCCTAAACCTGCTAGATTTGAGATTAGGATTTTCTCTATGTCAACTCGTTCTTGGAGAAAGATCGATGCCGGGCCTCCTATTGCTTTTAGTATTTCCTATGGCTACATCTGCAGCGTTTGTGTCAATAGTGTTATACATCTAAAGTTTCTAGATGGTTTATGGTGTCACATTTTGACGTTTGACTTGAGAACAGAGGTGTTTTCAGTAATCAACTCTCCTCAAGGTGCACCGCCCTATGATGGCTGCTTTCCCCACATCATAAAAGCCAATGGATGTGTCGGAATTGCTTGGCGTATAATAAAAAACAACCAACTACGTGTATGGATGTTACAAGACTATGAAAACTGTGTTTGGGTCAGAGAAATCTACACTGAGCCTTTGGCCGAGGTATGTTTCCCCTACCCTCAAGATTTTGTTGATACGGACGAGATTATCTGTCGTCCGAGCAAGTTGTCTGAGAATGTGATGAGTGTACCTGTCTATAACAAGAAGAGTAGATGTTTTAAGTCATTACACTTCACTCTGGGTCATCTATTTCCGGTGTCAAGAAATTTGAGGTTCTATATGGTCAAGAGTTATGATGAAAGCATGGTGCCTTTATAG